One Salmo salar chromosome ssa01, Ssal_v3.1, whole genome shotgun sequence DNA window includes the following coding sequences:
- the si:dkey-87k14.1 gene encoding leucine-rich repeat transmembrane protein FLRT2: MELHPLRVWNKDWASFLRPWIPILLGLHMQFSQASGSSCPEECRCDRTFVYCNERSLTSVPLGIGEGYKTLYLHNNQINNAGFPSELHNVASVETVYLYGNQLDEFPINLPKNVRVLHLQENNIQTISRAALAQLLWLEELHLDDNSISTVGVEEGAFREAVSLKMLFLTKNHLSSVPIGLPEDLKELRLDENRIAVITEEALRNVTRLERLLLDGNLLTDEGVAPGTFQDLVTLRELSLARNSLTYPPPLLPGDVLVKLNFQDNQMNEIPVTAFAGLRKLERLDISNNQLQSLTEGVFDGLVSLRQLTVRNNLWLCDCSINWVILWLKSLPVSLNVRGFMCQKPETVRGMVIRELNTELIQCPRSTTAALPPTHLPPTSKGLTTRFPPSSSGYPSDTESLSPPSRLPFSPTHHPPLVPSSPPRDGEQRTNLPPLDPERETLQIKFTILNGSAIHVSWVASFPVTAYKVTWAKMGPSLSGDTVRERMVGGEHRGIRLVNLKPKSTYRICVIPLDAFNNYRPKDDTVCSEAVTKPVSYGLGNNTGPPGPEQATQQDPSSPFLLAGLIGGAVIVVLVLLLSIFCWHMHKKGRSSSAKWKYNKGRRKDDYCEAGTKKDNSILEMTETSFQIASLNNEQLLKGDYRIQPIYTPNGGIGFRDCPLGSNSTVYCKNNVQADADFCRT; this comes from the coding sequence ATGGAGCTACATCCATTGCGTGTTTGGAATAAGGACTGGGCCTCTTTCCTCAGGCCATGGATACCCATACTGCTGGGCCTGCACATGCAGTTCTCCCAGGCGTCCGGCTCAAGCTGCCCAGAGGAGTGCCGCTGTGACAGGACTTTTGTTTACTGCAACGAGAGGAGCCTGACCTCGGTGCCTCTAGGGATTGGAGAGGGCTACAAGACCCTCTACCTCCACAACAACCAGATCAACAATGCCGGCTTCCCCTCGGAGCTTCACAACGTCGCCTCCGTGGAGACTGTCTATCTCTATGGTAACCAGCTGGACGAGTTTCCCATCAACCTGCCCAAGAACGTACGGGTACTGCACCTTCAGGAGAACAACATCCAAACCATCTCCAGGGCCGCGCTggctcagctgctgtggttggagGAGCTCCACCTGGACGATAACTCCATCTCCACAGTTGGGGTGGAAGAAGGGGCATTCAGGGAGGCCGTCAGCCTCAAGATGCTCTTCCTCACCAAGAACCACCTGAGCAGTGTCCCTATTGGTCTCCCTGAGGACCTCAAAGAGTTGCGATTGGACGAGAACCGGATTGCAGTGATCACCGAGGAGGCGCTCAGGAATGTGACGAGGTTAGAGCGCCTCCTGCTGGACGGGAACCTGCTGACAGACGAGGGTGTGGCCCCTGGAACGTTCCAGGACCTGGTGACACTACGGGAGCTGTCTCTGGCGCGGAACTCCCTTACCTACCCGCCCCCGCTGCTCCCGGGGGACGTTCTGGTGAAGCTGAACTTTCAGGATAATCAGATGAATGAGATCCCTGTGACGGCCTTCGCGGGGCTGAGAAAGCTGGAGAGGCTAGATATTTCCAACAACCAGCTGCAGTCCCTGACAGAGGGGGTCTTTGATGGCCTCGTCAGCCTCAGACAGCTCACTGTTCGAAACAACCTTTGGCTGTGTGACTGCAGCATTAACTGGGTCATACTGTGGTTAAAGTCTCTGCCAGTCTCCCTCAATGTGCGCGGCTTCATGTGCCAGAAGCCCGAAACTGTCCGGGGCATGGTAATCAGAGAGCTGAACACCGAGCTTATCCAGTGCCCTCGCAGCACCACGGCTGCCCTGCCGCCCACCCACTTGCCCCCCACCTCGAAAGGCCTCACCACccgcttccctccctcctcctcaggcTACCCCTCAGACAcggagtctctctctcccccatccaggctCCCGTTCTCACCCACACATCACCCCCCTCtcgtcccctcctcccctcccagagatggggaacagaggactaaccTGCCGCCCCTGGACCCTGAGCGGGAGACCCTGCAGATCAAGTTCACCATACTCAATGGTTCAGCCATCCACGTCAGCTGGGTAGCGTCCTTTCCTGTCACAGCCTACAAGGTCACCTGGGCCAAGATGGGTCCCAGCCTGTCGGGAGACACAGTGAGGGAGAGGATGGTGGGAGGGGAGCACCGGGGCATACGGTTGGTCAACCTCAAGCCTAAGTCCACCTACCGGATCTGTGTCATCCCGTTGGATGCGTTCAATAACTACCGGCCCAAGGATGATACAGTGTGTTCAGAGGCTGTGACTAAGCCGGTCTCCTATGGCCTAGGTAATAATACAGGGCCACCGGGGCCGGAGCAGGCCACCCAGCAGGACCCCAGTTCTCCCTTTCTTCTGGCTGGCCTCATCGGAGGGGCCGTGATCGTAGTTCTGGTGCTTCTCCTTAGCATATTCTGCTGGCACATGCACAAGAAGGGTCGGTCGTCCTCGGCCAAGTGGAAATACAATAAGGGCAGGAGAAAAGACGACTACTGCGAGGCAGGAACCAAAAAGGATAACTCTATACTGGAAATGACTGAGACCAGCTTCCAGATAGCGTCCCTGAACAACGAGCAGCTCCTCAAGGGAGACTACCGCATACAGCCCATTTATACCCCTAATGGGGGCATTGGCTTCAGAGACTGCCCTCTGGGAAGCAATAGCACAGTATACTGCAAGAACAATGTTCAAGCAGACGCAGACTTTTGCCGTACATGA